The DNA window TAAAGTAAGGTAATTCTTTAGTTAAGTAACGATCTTTAATTTGAATAGTTCTCTCTATATCAGAATCTTGATGTATTTTAAAATCATCAAACCAATCAATTAATTCAAGTCTTTCTTTGATCTCATTAATTTTATCTGAACTACTACTTAAAATCCTTAAAAGTTTAAGTAAACCTTGTCCCTTAATTCCTAGAGGTTGAACTTGCCCTTCTTCCTCAAAAGTTCGCAACGAGGAGTTCTCTGGCGAGTATATTAGAAACTCTTTGACTAATGAGATTTCTTTTTTTTCATCATTAATAATTAGATTAAAAACATGATCCCTAGCCTTATGTAATAATTCATCAAACTCATACGAATTGTTGTCAATTTGCCAAGCTTCTTCATTGATTGCATTTTGAATCGATTCTTTTGTGATTTTTGTTATGGAATCTAAAATATTCAATATTTTTTTTTCGCCGATTTTACGCGCAAAGATTTTGTTTTCAGGATCATTTAATTCTGTATCTTTTAAAAAACCAGCAAATTTTTCGAGTGGATTAAGTATACTAGTATTGATCCAGCTAGAATAAGCTTGATTATCGTGTTGTAATATAAAGTTAAAAGAGATTTCTGGGTTCACTTTTAAATTTATTTTGACCTCTTTTGTCACATTTTCTTTTTCAAAAGCCGATCGCATAAATTCGGGTTCAGTAACCCTAATTCCTCTAGGAGCCAAAAACTCGTTGTCTAATTTGTTACCTGCCGCCGCACCAGCTAAAGCGATCGCTTCTAAAATATTGCTTTTCCCACAGCCATTTTCACCAATAAACACATTAACCCGACCCAAACCGATCTTGAGACTTTGGATGGACTTATAGTTCTCGATTTGAACTTCAGTAAACATAGGTTTATGGCAGCAGGCGCGACTTTAGCTATAGCTTAGCACTCTGCTTGCTCAACAGGCTAACACCAATTCTCAAAATGGCAAAGCCATTTTGAGAATCAGAAAATCTTAATGGGTTAGTTATGCACCCAGCGAAAATTCAAAATACATAGGACTTACGCAAATCAACCAAGAACTAAAGTTCTTGGTTGATTTGCTCAAGTCAGTTAAAACTGACTAAAGAAAACCTCAAAATAACCTGTTTCAACAGGTTTAAGCTTTTAGCCCGCAATTTATTGCAGGGCAGATGCGTAAGTCCAAATACATTTAAAAGTAATTTATTGGTAACAACACTTCAAACTCAGTTCCAATCGTGACATCGCCATTGTTATTTAGATAAGGCGATCGCAATACAATTTTGCCTTGATGCTGCTGAGTGATGATCTGATGGCAAATCGCTAAACCCAAACCAGTTCCGTATCCTTGCCCTTTGGTAGTAAAGAAATTATCAAAAATACGGTCTTGGATTTCTTTGGGAATTCCCATTCCGTTATCCGCAATCTTCACCGATACCCAATTGCGATTATCAATTTCTGTGATCGCTGATGTGATCATTATCAATGGCTGCCATGTAATTTCCATATCAGTCTGGACATTACTATGCTCAGTGCGAGGAGCATCTTTAGGAATAAGATGATTACGTTGCTCGATTAAATCTGGATGAGCCTTTAAATCCACCAGAGCATCAAGAGCATTGCTGATCAGATTCATAAATACTTGAATTATGCGATCGCTATAGCCATTGATTTTGGGCAATTCGATATAATTTTTGACAATTTGGACATTTCTAATCCTGCCACTGAGAATCGTTAAACTACTATCCACACACTCAATCAAACTAATCGCCTCTGGATTCGCATGATCTTCCATATGGGATAGAGATTGCAAAGTATCAACTAGTCGGCGCAGATACCTTGAACCTGATTGGATGCTCTTCACAACTTGCGGCAAATCAGAGCGCACAAAATCCCAGTTAACTTCTTCAAGGATTTCACTAATTATTGTTGATGAGGTTCCATATTCTTTCTCATATGCTCTCAAAATCTTCATCACCCCTTCAATGTAAGTTAAGAGACATTCTGTATTGCCATAAATCGCTGATACAGGATTCCGAATATCGTGAGACACCTCAGCCACGATTTGCCCCAGACTTGCCATTTTCTCAGTTTGGAACATAGTCGTTTGCGTCTGCTCACGCAGTAGCTTGGTGGCTAGTTCATGAATGTGAGACTGCTCTAGTAGTAAATCGTGAACATCAAGCACAGAGTAAGTATCAGCATCTAGACGAACAATCACAGGCTCATAAATTTCATCGTTAGGTCGTCCCAGAGCTAACTGAGATGCCATCACAATCGAGGTATTGCCATGTAATTCTAAGGTTTCTACAGGAACTTGCTCATAGAGAACTCTCAATGGTCTTTTGGTAAACAACTCAAGAGCATAGGGGCGACTCAGGCATTCTAAGAACCTGCGACGAGACAACATACCCACATATTTGTCTTGCTCAAAAACAATGATTGCAGGCAGCAAGGGATCATCTTTAAAAATCTGACGAGTAAATTCACCTGTTTGGGATAAATCAACTTTGGTATTGGACAAATTCAATTCAGAAATCGTAGAGTCTAGAGCTAATTGACGCTTTGTACTTTTTGGTGATAGATCATTGCTAGTATCATTTACAGGCTCACTTGCCATCACCATTAAAGGAATCATTGCCATCTTGCGAGCTAATTCTTGAGTAGCTGTTTGTCTGATGTTCTTCCCCTTAACTGCGCCTTTGTCTGGTTGATACTGTTGTAACTTGAGATTGCTAATCGCAGCGTTTAATGCCTCTGGCTTAACCTCTATCGCTAATGCTTGAGCCGCAACACTAAATGCAGAATTTAAAT is part of the Pseudanabaena sp. BC1403 genome and encodes:
- a CDS encoding AAA family ATPase; protein product: MFTEVQIENYKSIQSLKIGLGRVNVFIGENGCGKSNILEAIALAGAAAGNKLDNEFLAPRGIRVTEPEFMRSAFEKENVTKEVKINLKVNPEISFNFILQHDNQAYSSWINTSILNPLEKFAGFLKDTELNDPENKIFARKIGEKKILNILDSITKITKESIQNAINEEAWQIDNNSYEFDELLHKARDHVFNLIINDEKKEISLVKEFLIYSPENSSLRTFEEEGQVQPLGIKGQGLLKLLRILSSSSDKINEIKERLELIDWFDDFKIHQDSDIERTIQIKDRYLTKELPYFNQRSSNEGFLFLMFYFALFISDDTPKFFAIDNIENALNPKLCTRLIQELVKLAKKDNKKQVIFTTHNPAVLDGLDLSDDDQRLFVIYRNIDGHTKAKRVFQPEPLDDDDPVPLSEAFMNGYIGGLPNNF
- a CDS encoding sensor histidine kinase → MVKSVLLAQLSAEQSLMWHNALSSHHLEVWAASESEDLLKMLDQKLQSKQSLPQLIISDIGIRYGGGTSLLATELCKWCADHASELKVLLVNPRQTQIKEVEKRWAIRRGAIDLLPKISLENLNSAFSVAAQALAIEVKPEALNAAISNLKLQQYQPDKGAVKGKNIRQTATQELARKMAMIPLMVMASEPVNDTSNDLSPKSTKRQLALDSTISELNLSNTKVDLSQTGEFTRQIFKDDPLLPAIIVFEQDKYVGMLSRRRFLECLSRPYALELFTKRPLRVLYEQVPVETLELHGNTSIVMASQLALGRPNDEIYEPVIVRLDADTYSVLDVHDLLLEQSHIHELATKLLREQTQTTMFQTEKMASLGQIVAEVSHDIRNPVSAIYGNTECLLTYIEGVMKILRAYEKEYGTSSTIISEILEEVNWDFVRSDLPQVVKSIQSGSRYLRRLVDTLQSLSHMEDHANPEAISLIECVDSSLTILSGRIRNVQIVKNYIELPKINGYSDRIIQVFMNLISNALDALVDLKAHPDLIEQRNHLIPKDAPRTEHSNVQTDMEITWQPLIMITSAITEIDNRNWVSVKIADNGMGIPKEIQDRIFDNFFTTKGQGYGTGLGLAICHQIITQQHQGKIVLRSPYLNNNGDVTIGTEFEVLLPINYF